The DNA region GTGTAtcagaactgatgaatctctcAGAGATCTGTAATTAGCGTTAGAAGTTAAATGTTGCTGTGagaggtgtgtgtattaatgcagtctctttataatataatataatataataaaaataatataatataatacaatataatataatataatacagtgtgtttatagggatttatgtatatattatataaatgctAGCTTAGCTACCTGTTAACACCtgttatgtaatgtaatgtaatgtgatCTGAACTTTTATTGTTTTCGATCACATTTTCTGCCAAATATTACAGAAAGTATTGTAATATTTCCAGACAGAAAACTCCATAAATTAAAGCAAAATGTGTTCAATAATTCTAAAAAGAAtctagaataataaataaataaagaggagGGAGTGTCTGTCTGAATGTGATGAATGAAGGTAGATGAGAGGATCAGTAGATTCATGTGGAGATGATTCCTCACAACCATCAGAACTTATTCATCATAATAAACatccatcatcaccatcatcattatcatcattatcatcatcacctGTCTGATCTGATCTGTGTAATAACATGATGAATTTACTCTCCAGCAAGCACCGTCCACATTTTTATCTTTCTATTAATAATTAAACCTCCCACAATGCAAGTGAGCGGTAACTgttatgttatatatatttgaCACACAGCACTTCTTGTATCTTATTGGTCCAAAATAAACTCTGAACAGTATTGAAGCGCAGTGATGTTGCggttgtgtgttgtgacacgCTGCTGCTGTTGCTATAGTTTTGTTGGTGTGTAGATTTTAAAATGTTCTGATAAAAGCTCGGTGTGTTTTAAGTGCTTTTtttaactctgtgtgtgtgtgtgtgtgtgtctctgtgtgtgtgtgtgtgtgtgtgtctctgtgtgtgtgtctctgtgtgtgtctctctctctctgtgtgtgtgtgtgtgtgtgtgtgtgtgtctctgtgtgtgtgtgtgtgtgtgtgtgtgtgtgtgtgtctctgtgtgtgtctctctctctgtgtgtgtgtgtgtgtgtgtgtgtgtttgccttgcaGCTCAAGCATGCAGTTCGGCCTGTAGGACCGTAGAGCTCTGCCAGCCCTTGTGCCATCAAGTGCCCCGTTTTCAGCATGTAGCATGCGCCCCCCACTCTTTTATAcactgtgtgtatgttagtagCATGTAGCCCCCCTGTCCCTGATCCTTGTACCCCTCTGTTCCCTATGCTCACTCTTCTCGGTGTGTTCTCCTGGGTGTGTTTGCATTGGCGTCGGCGCAGGACCGGCGCCCGCTGTGATGCTGCGTTTACGTGCAGACTCGCCACCCTCCCTGCCACGGGTGAGACAGAGGCGGAGCTGGATCAGTACGCTAAGGAGGTGCTGGACTTTAGCTCACATTATGGAGGAGAGGGGAGCATGTCGTACACCATGTGGAACGCAGCCGGAGCGCCCAGCGTCTTCCCCAGCACTGGTGACTTCACCCACACGGCCGTGTTTCGGACCTACGGCCGCTGGTGGGAGGACGAGCACACGGAGCGACGCTTCAGCTGCACGCCCAGCTCCTTCCACAGTCGGGATTTTCTGGAGGTGGCATTTGAGGAGCAGGTTTTCCCCACTGCGGTCAGTGTGCTAGAGACCTACCACCCTGGTGCCATCGTCCAGATCCTGGCCTGTTCACTGAACCCCTACTCCCAGAACCACACGTCTGATATCAGGTAAACCACAGGTACCTCACTGAGCATCAGAAAAGATCCTGCAGATACCCTCAGTCCCCAGCTTACACCAGAAAGTTACCAAAATTCTGACCACACACCCCAGTTTTAATCAATGTTCCTGTAGCTCCTGTAGCTGCTGTAGCTCCCCTCCCTGTTGAAGATTATTTTCCTGTAACTATCTGTGGAACGTCTTTTAGATAGTCAGTGTGAATTTTGGAGCTGACCTCACATCTCCTCTGTGGTCCTGTTGTGTAATACTGTTCTGACAGGTGCTCGTATGTAATTGGTTGCTGTTTTGATGACATCAGCATGTTTCCTGTGTGCAGGTGGGAGGTGCTTTGGGCAGGAGAACCCACTAGGTTGGGAACCCCTCAGGCACGCAGTTTTTCGCCTCCAATTCGGCGGATCAGCTTTGCCACCAATCTGCTGCGTGTGGAGGTGAACGGTTCACTGCTGGATTATTACACCGAGCTGGATGCCATCGTGCTGCGGGGGGTGCGGAATAACGCCAGTGACATCAGCACACGCATCAGtgacatcaccacacacatcaGTGACATCACCACATGCATCAGTGACATCAGCACAGCCGTGAACAGCCTCACTGTCTCTGATAACGACATCACTACATCCAACAGTCACTCCAAAACCTGCGGTAATGACATCACATCACTAAACGCTGACATCACCACACCCGGCAGCAACATCGCCACGGGCAACGGCTACTTCGACAAGCTCCCGTACGAGGTAACAACACCGAGTGCTTTTAACAATAACAGAGACGGAGCAGTTtggaatatttttaataaattcaaaacacaaaaaatgaaACGTGAGGCGAGGAAACCACACCACTGAACCTCCACATCACCAACACAAACTTTAACTGAACCCTAGTACATATTACACTgcaccagtaacaccagtatcTGTGTTTCAATGCAGTTTTTCTTCCCTTgactccaccacacttcacaggATGGAGTAAATTCATTGTTCAGGAtttagacgtgtttgtcgctgcagtgctgttGTTTTTGGGGTAAGAGGGGACAGGGTCGGGAGAGGGTACAGGGTGGTGGGGGGGTACAAGGTCGTGAATCTACAGGATTGTTTTTAGGAGTAGAAACAGTAACACACTTCAGGTCTGAACTCAACTGTAACTGAAGATGTTTggatgctctgtgtgtgtgtgtgtgtgtgtgtctgtgtgtgtgtgtgtgtgtgtgtgtgtgtgtgtgtgtgtgtgtgtgtgattataccAGAACAACTCACATCTGTAGCCAAACCGCTGAGATCTGATACCATAATTACCAAACCCgagattacacacacacataagtaCATGCAGTATGTATagtttattatacagtaattacacattatataattatgtgtgtatgatgtgtgtatttctgtgtgtgtgtgtgtgtgtgtagctgatcCAGTTGATAATGAATCACCTGGCGGTACCGGACCTGTGCCGGTTGGCTCAGACCTGCCGTTTGTTGAGGCGTCACTGTTACGATCCTCTCCAGTACGTCCAGCTCAGCTTCCAGCCGTACTGGTTCCTCCTGAACGACCAGGTCCTGTTTCACCTCCAGTCCCGCTGCACCCTCCTCCAGCGCCTCCACGCCTCCTGGACCGGCAACCGGGGCGCCGTGACGGCCGGCGGCTTCTGCAGGTCAGATCTCAGTGCGGGGTTCCTCCGCTGGTTCAGTGGAACGTCTCTGATCTTCAGTAGTTTTAGGAGGAGCTGATGGTTCATGTTGGTTTGTGTCTCCACGCTTAGCTTCATCAGGGCGTGCGGGGCCGGTTTGTTGTGTCTGGAGCTGTCGTGTTGTCACTTCCTGAATGAAGCGTGTATGGAGGTGATCTCTCAGACCTGCGTGAACCTTCAGGAGCTCGACCTGGCGTCATGTGATCGTCTGGAACCTCAGGCCTTCAATCACATCGCTAAACTCAGTCGGCTACGACGTCTCGTCCTGTACAGAACCAAGACAGAGGTGAGAGATCTGAGGAGCTTACATCAGGTGATCTACAGTGGGTGTGATTAGATCACATTAACAGATCCTGGATCATGATCTGATttagatcatttattattattctaactaaatattcacacacacacacacacagacacatcatacacacattcactcactcacacacacacacacacacacacacacacacacacagacacatcatacacacattcactctcacacacacacacacacacacacacacagacacatcatacacacattcactcactcacacacacacacacacacacacacacacacacagacacatcatacacacattcactctcacacacacacacacacacacacacacagacacatcatacacacattcactctcacacacacacacagacacatcatacacacattcactcactcacacacacacacacagacacatcatacacacattcactcacacacacagacacatcatacacacacacacacacacacacacacatcatacacacattcactcactcacacacacacacacacacacacacacagacacatcatacacacattcactctcacacacacacacacacacacacacacagacacatcatacacacattcactctcacacacacacacacacacacacagacacatcatacacacattcactcacacacacagacacatcatacacacacacacacacacacacacacacatcatacacacattcactcactcacacacacacacacacacacagacacatcatacacacattcactcactcacacacacacacacacagacacatcatacacacattcactcactcacacacacacacacacaaacacacacagacacatcatacacacattcactctcacacacacacacacacacacacacatcatacacacattcactcactcacacacacacacacacacacacagacacatcatacacacattcactcacacacacagacacatcatacacacacacacacacacacacatcatacacacattcactcactcacacattcactcacacacacagacacatcatacacacacacacacacacacacacacatcatacacacattcactcactcacacacacacacagacacatcatacacacacacacacacacatcatacacacattcactcactcacacacacacacagacacatcatacacacattcacacacacacacacacacacacagacagacacatcatacacacactcattatggGAGGATGTGTCTGAACCTGAGTAAAGAACAatagctgtatataaatctgtttttgtgggCTGATGTTTCTGCTATAATAATCCAgatgttttttaaatttgaCACCtgagtgtttttaatgttgtttgtAGCAGCAGATCAAAGAATCTCGTTCGTACataatagatttattttcttctcaccCCGCCGAGCTCTGAGGATCCGATTACATTCATCATCTAATCATCATatcagactcacacacacacacacacacacacacacacacacacttcatctgtcataaacacacacacacaccagcattctgttttaataaaactctctgtgtgtgtgtgtgtgtgtgtgtgtgcacagcaAACAGCGATCCTCAGTATCTTGATGTTCTGTACTGAACTGACTCACCTGAACCTGGGCAGCTGTGTAATGGTGAGTTTTTTAATTACAGAAATGTAACCTCTTGGACCCTGGTCAGTTTTCTGGAGTGTTTAAGAACTCAACATGAAATACTCAGACATCGtttagacgcttttatccaaagtaactgATTCAGCCAATTACAGTGCGAAaagttaagggttaagggccttgctaaggggcccagcagtgagaCCCTGActgtggcagggcttgaaccagcaactatCAGGGTtctaatcatttacattttcggcatttagcagacgcttttatccaaggcgacttacagtatatggtccaagcaactgaaggttaagggtcttgctcaaggacccaacaaaggcaacctggcagtggtggggtttgaaccagtgaccttctacttactagtccagtacctagtCGTACCTAGGCTACGACTGCCTACATAATCATGATGACATGATTAGTTATGATATTAGACAATATGGAGTTGGTCCCCTATTTGCAGCCGTAACAGCTTCCACTCCTGTAGAGGCTTTCTATAAGagtttggagtatgtctgtgggaatttcatTAGATAGAGGACTATGATGTGGTGGTGAGATTGACCTGAAGGTGGCGCTCTTCTCTCTGTAGATAGAGGACTATGATGTGGTGGTGAGCGTGCTCAGTGCGCGCTGCCGCTCGCTCATCTCTCTGGATCTGTGGCGCTGCAGGAGTCTGAGCGAGCGCGGCTTAGCTGAGCTAGCGTCCGGCTGCAGAGCTTTAGAGGAACTGGACCTGGGCTGGAGCTCCGCCCTCCACAGTGGCCCCGCCCTCCACGGTGCAACcgcctccttcagacacgccgTACGCAAACTCAACCGCCTGCGCCGACTCTACCTCACCGCCAACCGCAA from Trichomycterus rosablanca isolate fTriRos1 unplaced genomic scaffold, fTriRos1.hap1 scaffold_156, whole genome shotgun sequence includes:
- the fbxl4 gene encoding F-box/LRR-repeat protein 4 isoform X1 encodes the protein MLVACSPPVPDPCTPLFPMLTLLGVFSWVCLHWRRRRTGARCDAAFTCRLATLPATGETEAELDQYAKEVLDFSSHYGGEGSMSYTMWNAAGAPSVFPSTGDFTHTAVFRTYGRWWEDEHTERRFSCTPSSFHSRDFLEVAFEEQVFPTAVSVLETYHPGAIVQILACSLNPYSQNHTSDIRWEVLWAGEPTRLGTPQARSFSPPIRRISFATNLLRVEVNGSLLDYYTELDAIVLRGVRNNASDISTRISDITTHISDITTCISDISTAVNSLTVSDNDITTSNSHSKTCGNDITSLNADITTPGSNIATGNGYFDKLPYELIQLIMNHLAVPDLCRLAQTCRLLRRHCYDPLQYVQLSFQPYWFLLNDQVLFHLQSRCTLLQRLHASWTGNRGAVTAGGFCSFIRACGAGLLCLELSCCHFLNEACMEVISQTCVNLQELDLASCDRLEPQAFNHIAKLSRLRRLVLYRTKTEQTAILSILMFCTELTHLNLGSCVMIEDYDVVVSVLSARCRSLISLDLWRCRSLSERGLAELASGCRALEELDLGWSSALHSGPALHGATASFRHAVRKLNRLRRLYLTANRNICNADIEHIAAHCPALEHLDILGTRMVSPAALRRLLQACPRLRLLDVSFCSQIDMRSVQELSALFPNVFIKKSFTR
- the fbxl4 gene encoding F-box/LRR-repeat protein 4 isoform X2, whose protein sequence is MLVACSPPVPDPCTPLFPMLTLLGVFSWVCLHWRRRRTGARCDAAFTCRLATLPATGETEAELDQYAKEVLDFSSHYGGEGSMSYTMWNAAGAPSVFPSTGDFTHTAVFRTYGRWWEDEHTERRFSCTPSSFHSRDFLEVAFEEQVFPTAVSVLETYHPGAIVQILACSLNPYSQNHTSDIRWEVLWAGEPTRLGTPQARSFSPPIRRISFATNLLRVEVNGSLLDYYTELDAIVLRGVRNNASDISTRISDITTHISDITTCISDISTAVNSLTVSDNDITTSNSHSKTCGNDITSLNADITTPGSNIATGNGYFDKLPYELIQLIMNHLAVPDLCRLAQTCRLLRRHCYDPLQYVQLSFQPYWFLLNDQVLFHLQSRCTLLQRLHASWTGNRGAVTAGGFCSFIRACGAGLLCLELSCCHFLNEACMEVISQTCVNLQELDLASCDRLEPQAFNHIAKLSRLRRLVLYRTKTEQTAILSILMFCTELTHLNLGSCVMIEDYDVVVSVLSARCRSLISLDLWRCRSLSERGLAELASGCRALEELDLGWSSALHSGPALHGATASFRHAVRKLNRLRRLYLTANRNICNADIEHIAAHCPALEHLDILGK